From a region of the Sulfuriferula plumbiphila genome:
- a CDS encoding ABC transporter ATP-binding protein, with the protein MAVDHCSLDISAGEICMIVGPSGCGKTTLLNAIAGFHSITSGKIYLDDKLLCGPDKPMAEPGSDRIVVFQNGALFPWKTNLENIAFGPLMQGKMSKKEIYEKARNMMADAGLGGTENNYPGEVSSGLRRRVEIVRALMNDPKVLLFDEPYRALDSLTKSVMHEALLEIYYKNKVTIFFITHDLEEAIFLGHRVVIMSSRPCKPKKILDIDIPHPRDYSVLTSARYRELMDEVIELVHEEAKKSFAAGEKEG; encoded by the coding sequence ATGGCGGTGGATCATTGTTCGCTGGATATCTCGGCAGGAGAAATCTGCATGATTGTAGGGCCATCCGGTTGCGGGAAAACCACTTTGTTGAATGCGATTGCCGGGTTTCACAGTATTACATCCGGCAAGATTTACCTCGATGACAAGCTCTTGTGTGGCCCGGATAAACCCATGGCAGAGCCGGGCTCAGACCGCATTGTGGTGTTTCAGAACGGCGCACTGTTCCCGTGGAAAACCAACCTGGAAAACATTGCTTTCGGCCCTCTGATGCAAGGCAAGATGAGCAAAAAAGAAATCTATGAAAAAGCCCGCAACATGATGGCTGATGCCGGACTGGGTGGCACCGAAAACAATTATCCGGGCGAAGTTTCCTCCGGTTTGCGCCGCCGGGTGGAAATTGTCCGGGCATTGATGAACGACCCCAAGGTGCTGTTGTTCGATGAGCCTTACCGCGCACTCGACTCGCTTACCAAGTCGGTAATGCATGAGGCATTGCTGGAAATTTACTACAAGAACAAGGTCACCATTTTCTTTATCACCCACGATTTGGAAGAAGCGATTTTTCTCGGCCACCGAGTAGTCATCATGTCTTCGCGGCCTTGCAAGCCAAAGAAGATTCTTGACATCGACATCCCTCATCCACGCGATTACAGCGTACTGACCAGCGCACGGTATCGCGAACTGATGGATGAAGTCATAGAGCTCGTGCATGAAGAAGCCAAGAAGTCTTTTGCAGCAGGCGAAAAAGAAGGGTAG
- a CDS encoding ABC transporter ATP-binding protein — MTNISHDLSDSSASLRPQVSAGEITVSNVSKSYGAGLFTKEVVKDCSFTIERNKLTVMIGPSGCGKSTLIRLLAGFEKPTTGSIKINGKPITGPDRDRLVVFQESALFPWMTTYDNIMYGPRARGEDTQQARDLAKFLLEKVGLTAFRNKYPPQLSGGMQRRAELARAMINDPEVMILDEPFRGLDCMSKELMWEYYAGLYEESRRTNFFVTTDIDEAIFLADRLLIMTNIPGQVRATIEVDLPRPRRLAFVFDSKRANEVKTEALSLLHEEAMKSFAGGSKAATDFVEAYSRRADKTGPGS; from the coding sequence ATGACAAATATCTCCCATGATCTGTCTGATTCATCGGCTAGCCTGAGGCCGCAGGTCAGTGCCGGTGAAATCACGGTAAGCAATGTCAGCAAGTCATATGGTGCTGGGCTGTTTACGAAGGAAGTAGTCAAGGACTGCTCATTTACCATCGAGCGCAACAAACTTACCGTGATGATTGGCCCATCGGGCTGCGGTAAAAGTACGTTGATACGACTTCTGGCCGGGTTTGAAAAGCCTACGACCGGCAGTATTAAAATAAATGGAAAGCCAATAACCGGCCCTGATCGAGATCGCCTGGTTGTGTTCCAGGAATCTGCCTTGTTTCCGTGGATGACAACCTATGACAACATAATGTATGGACCCAGAGCGCGCGGCGAGGATACGCAACAAGCCCGTGACCTGGCCAAATTTCTGCTTGAAAAGGTGGGTTTAACAGCGTTCCGGAATAAATATCCGCCGCAGCTCTCTGGCGGCATGCAGCGCCGTGCTGAACTAGCCCGTGCAATGATCAATGACCCCGAAGTCATGATTCTTGATGAACCATTTCGTGGCCTGGATTGTATGTCCAAGGAGTTGATGTGGGAATATTACGCAGGACTCTACGAGGAGTCGCGGAGAACCAATTTCTTTGTTACGACGGATATTGATGAGGCGATCTTCCTGGCTGACCGCTTGCTGATCATGACCAATATTCCCGGACAGGTCCGGGCTACGATTGAAGTCGACTTGCCCCGGCCGAGACGGTTGGCTTTCGTGTTTGACAGTAAGCGTGCGAATGAAGTGAAGACGGAAGCCTTGTCCCTGCTGCACGAGGAAGCGATGAAATCGTTTGCGGGCGGAAGTAAGGCAGCAACTGATTTCGTTGAAGCCTATTCAAGACGCGCGGACAAGACTGGCCCGGGTAGTTAA
- a CDS encoding ABC transporter permease, whose amino-acid sequence MNLNRFKKTLFSRSTLRGIVGIVAFLVLWEAGSQSKQWLGFALPWIGQVPAPTAVLKAWIGLVGDSGYWQSWYMSLIRVLTGFLVAMLIGIPFGLLMAVSKTFRSLAFPSFELLRPIPPLAWVPASIIFWPTQELSITFVTFLGAFFTVVINVLGGAKSIDIRYFQSAQAMGASQWDIFRRVVFPATLPSIVVGAAVGMGITWEVVVAAEMISGGGSQAGGSGGGLGFFIWNSYVGGSYAQIVVGMISIGVAGYLCSATLRALGGFVTPWLKKR is encoded by the coding sequence ATGAACCTCAACAGATTTAAAAAAACACTATTTAGCCGCTCTACCCTGCGCGGAATTGTCGGCATTGTCGCGTTTCTGGTGCTATGGGAAGCGGGCTCGCAGTCCAAGCAGTGGCTAGGCTTTGCTCTGCCATGGATTGGTCAGGTGCCCGCTCCAACCGCTGTACTCAAAGCATGGATCGGACTGGTTGGCGATTCGGGATATTGGCAAAGCTGGTATATGAGCCTGATCCGGGTTTTGACGGGATTCCTTGTTGCCATGTTGATTGGTATTCCCTTCGGCCTGCTCATGGCAGTAAGCAAAACGTTTAGAAGTCTGGCCTTCCCGTCCTTTGAGCTATTGCGTCCGATCCCGCCGCTGGCTTGGGTCCCCGCATCGATCATCTTTTGGCCGACGCAGGAATTGTCCATCACCTTTGTTACCTTTCTCGGTGCGTTTTTTACTGTCGTGATCAATGTGCTGGGTGGCGCAAAATCGATCGACATCCGGTATTTTCAATCGGCTCAAGCAATGGGAGCCTCGCAGTGGGATATTTTCCGCCGTGTCGTTTTTCCCGCAACACTACCTTCGATTGTCGTCGGAGCTGCAGTAGGCATGGGGATTACCTGGGAGGTGGTGGTCGCAGCGGAAATGATTTCGGGTGGCGGCAGCCAGGCGGGCGGATCAGGCGGTGGGCTCGGCTTTTTTATCTGGAACTCCTATGTGGGCGGTTCCTACGCACAGATTGTTGTGGGCATGATCAGCATCGGCGTTGCTGGTTATCTTTGTAGCGCGACCTTGCGTGCGCTCGGCGGCTTCGTCACACCCTGGTTGAAGAAACGATAA